One segment of Brassica napus cultivar Da-Ae chromosome C3, Da-Ae, whole genome shotgun sequence DNA contains the following:
- the LOC106372668 gene encoding 40S ribosomal protein S15a-1, which translates to MVRISVLNDALKSMYNAEKRGKRQVMIRPSSKVIIKFLIVMQKHGYIGEFEYVDDHRSGKIVVELNGRLNKCGVISPRFDVGVKEIEGWTARLLPSRQFGYIVLTTSAGIMDHEEARRKNVGGKVLGFFY; encoded by the exons ATGGTGAGAATCAGTGTCCTAAACGACGCTCTGAAGAGCATGTACAATGCAGAGAAGAGGGGAAAGAGGCAGGTTATGATCAGGCCTTCTTCCAAAGTCATCATCAAGTTCCTTATCGTCATGCAAAAGCACG GTTACATTGGGGAGTTTGAGTATGTTGATGACCACAGGTCTGGTAAGATCGTCGTTGAGCTTAATGGAAGGCTGAACAAGTGTGGTGTTATCAGTCCTCGTTTTGATGTTGGTGTCAAGGAGATTGAGGGTTGGACCGCTCGTCTTCTTCCTTCCCGACAG TTTGGTTACATTGTCCTGACTACTTCAGCTGGAATCATGGATCACGAAGAAGCAAGGAGAAAGAATGTGGGTGGCAAGGTTCTTGGCTTTTTTTACTGA
- the LOC106405796 gene encoding actin-depolymerizing factor 2: MEEYILDSLQITRRRNSEEKKKKTQVILFFADRRKISFFRFFIFNKSYRWNRLAMANAASGMAVHDDCKLKFLELKAKRTFRTIVYKIEDKQVIVEKLGEPEQSYDDFAASLPDNECRYAIYDFDFVTEENCQKSKIFFIAWSPDTAKVRDKMIYASSKDRFKKELDGIQVELQATDPTEMGLDVFKSRTN, encoded by the exons atggaaGAATATATTCTGGATAGCTTACAAATAACGCGGAGACGAAacagtgaagaaaaaaaaaaaaaaacacaagtcaTATTGTTTTTTGCCGACCGGAGAAAAATATCTTTCTTCCGCTTCTTCATTTTCAACAAGAGTTATCGTTGGAATCGGTTAGCCATG GCTAACGCGGCATCAGGAATGGCTGTGCATGATGATTGCAAGCTCAAATTTTTGGAACTGAAAGCCAAAAGAACATTCCGTACCATAGTCTACAAGATTGAGGACAAGCAAGTGATTGTGGAGAAACTCGGTGAGCCTGAACAGTCATACGATGACTTTGCAGCAAGTCTTCCAGATAACGAATGCCGTTATGCCATTTATGACTTCGACTTTGTCACTGAGGAGAACTGCCAGAAGAGCAAGATTTTCTTCATCGCATG GTCTCCTGACACTGCCAAAGTGAGAGACAAGATGATTTACGCGAGCTCTAAGGATAGGTTCAAGAAAGAACTGGATGGGATTCAAGTGGAGCTTCAAGCAACCGATCCAACCGAGATGGGTCTTGATGTTTTCAAGAGCCGCACCAACTAA
- the LOC106405890 gene encoding histone H2B.7 codes for MAPKAAEKKPVEEKKPKAGKKLPKEAGAGVDKKKKKKSKKSVETYKIYIFKVLKQVHPDIGISSKAMGIMNSFINDIFEKLAQESSKLARYNKKPTITSREIQTAVRLVLPGELAKHAVSEGTKAVTKFTSS; via the coding sequence ATGGCTCCAAAAGCAGCAGAGAAGAAACCCGTAGAGGAGAAGAAACCGAAGGCCGGGAAGAAGCTGCCCAAGGAAGCAGGTGCAGGcgttgacaagaagaagaagaagaaatcgaaGAAGAGCGTGGAGACATACAAGATTTACATCTTCAAAGTTCTGAAGCAGGTTCATCCAGATATCGGAATCTCTAGCAAAGCCATGGGGATCATGAACAGTTTCATCAATGATATCTTCGAGAAGCTCGCTCAGGAATCGTCAAAGCTTGCAAGGTACAACAAGAAGCCGACAATCACCTCAAGGGAGATTCAGACTGCTGTTAGACTCGTTCTTCCAGGAGAGCTCGCGAAACACGCCGTCTCCGAAGGCACCAAGGCCGTCACTAAATTCACCAGCTCTTGA
- the LOC106405976 gene encoding histone H4 produces the protein MSGRGKGGKGLGKGGAKRHRKVLRDNIQGITKPAIRRLARRGGVKRISGLIYEETRGVLKIFLENVIRDAVTYTEHARRKTVTAMDVVYALKRQGRTLYGFGG, from the coding sequence ATGTCGGGTCGTGGAAAGGGAGGCAAGGGTTTGGGGAAAGGAGGAGCCAAGCGTCACAGGAAGGTTCTCAGAGACAACATCCAAGGAATCACCAAGCCTGCGATTCGTCGTTTGGCTCGTAGAGGAGGCGTGAAGCGTATCAGCGGTCTGATCTACGAGGAGACTCGTGGCGTCCTCAAGATCTTTTTGGAGAACGTTATCCGTGACGCCGTCACATACACCGAGCACGCGCGGAGGAAGACGGTGACAGCCATGGATGTGGTGTATGCTCTCAAGAGGCAAGGGAGGACTCTCTATGGATTCGGCGGCTAg